A genomic window from Pyrinomonadaceae bacterium includes:
- a CDS encoding GTP-binding protein, whose product MSKEKFDRSKPHVNIGTIGHVDHGKTTLTAAITKVLAKNNPKVQFVAFDQIDKAPEEKARGITIATAHVEYETPNRHYAHVDCPGHADYVKNMITGAAQMDGAILVVAATDGPMPQTREHILL is encoded by the coding sequence ATGAGCAAAGAGAAATTTGATCGCAGTAAGCCGCACGTGAACATCGGGACGATTGGGCACGTGGACCATGGCAAGACGACTTTGACGGCGGCCATCACGAAAGTTTTGGCGAAGAACAATCCGAAAGTGCAGTTTGTGGCTTTCGATCAGATTGATAAGGCGCCGGAAGAGAAAGCCAGAGGCATCACGATCGCGACCGCGCACGTCGAGTACGAGACGCCTAATCGTCACTACGCGCACGTGGACTGTCCGGGTCACGCCGACTATGTGAAGAACATGATCACCGGCGCGGCGCAGATGGACGGCGCGATTCTGGTGGTGGCCGCGACCGATGGTCCGATGCCGCAGACCCGAGAGCACATCCTGCTC